The stretch of DNA GGAAACGCTCGAACAGGATTTTTCACAGTTGCACCTGCTAAACCTCGGCTTTGGGGGTTCGACACTGGCAGCCTGTGCCTGGCATTTTGAACGGCTTGTTGTGCCTGCTCAACCGCGCGCCGTTATTCTGTACGCTGGCGACAACGACCTCGGCGAAAACCGACAGCCCGAAGAAGTATACCTGTTTTTTTGTGCACTGGCCGAGAAAATGCAGCGGTATCTGCCCGGTGTGCCGGTGTGGTTCATTAGTATCAAACCCAGCCCGGCCCGCTGGTCTATAATCGAACATATACAAAAAGCCAACACACTCATAGCCAGTGAAATTGCCCGATTACCAAACGCGGAGTTTCTTGATTTGTCGGCGATGATGCTGACCGGGCAGGGCCAGCCACGAACAGAGTTGTATCAACCCGACGGTCTCCACCTGAACGCCAATGGATATGCTCTCTGGCGCGATCAACTAATGCAACGCTGCGATGCGCTGAGAACCATTCAGGTAGAAATGGCATAACAGGTGTGAACACGTTGCCCGTTATGCGTACATTTGATTTTTACAAATCAACTGTCTTTTATGGGGCCTGTATCACTAACCGAATTCTACCAGGAAACTGCCTTGCTGATTCCCGAAGGCATCAATAAAGAGATTGGTCATTTCAACGTGTTTGAGATTAGCGAGGTGCGGGCGAATCTGAAACGTCGGCCCGGCGGTATGCCCTATAACCGGCGGGCATATTATAAAATCAGCCTGATCAATGGCCGCAATCGGGCCGAATATGCCGATAAAGTTATCGACATCGAGAAGAACGCGCTGCTATTCGCCACGCCCCACGTGCCCTATCACTATCTGCCGCAGGACGATGACCAATCGGGCTACTTCTGCATTTTCACCGCCGATTTTCTGGCTCAGGCTAAAACGGGCGTTGTAGTCGATGAACTGCCGCTTTTCCGACCGGGGGGTTATCCTATCTTTCAGCTTGACGATCAACAGGTTAATGAACTGGCGTATATCTATCGGAAAATGCAGCAGGAACTCAATTCGAGTTATGCCTACAAATATGATTTGTTGCGAACGTATGTACTGGAGCTGATTCACTACGGTCAGAAACTACAACCTGCCACGGCTTTATACCCCTCGCATACGGCCTCGGCGCGGGTGTCTTCCCTGTTTATCGAACTGCTCGAACGGCAATTCCCGATTGAGTCGCCCCAGCAGACGCTGAAACTACGCACGGCCAACCACTACGCCGACCGCCTGGCCGTCCATGTCAATCATCTGAACAAAGTTTTGAAAGAAAGCACTGGCAAAACCACCACCGAACTCATCAGCAGCCGGGTGGTACAGGAAGCCAAAGTATTGCTTAAACAAACCGACTGGAGCATTTCGGATGTGGCCTATAGTTTAGGGTTTGATGAAGTAGCGCATTTTTCCAACTTCTTCAAGAAGCAGACGACGCTGGCTCCGGTTGCGTTCCGGGCGGGATAGCTCCATTTGAATTTTGCAACAAACAGATTGATGTTTGCAACCGCCCGACCCGACTGCCCCGCTACTTTTGTGCTGTACATTTAATCATCAAAACCAATGAACAACAGCAAGATCGCCCTCGTAACGGGCGGAAGTCGGGGGCTGGGCCGCGATATGGCCCTTAGTTTGGCCCGCAAAGGCATGGACGTGATTGTGACCTACCGCAGTCAGCAACAGGAAGCCGAAGAGGTTGTTAATGCTATTCAGGAAATTGGACAAAAGGCCGTTGCCCTGCCCTTAGATATGAACAACCTCGCCAGCTACGACACCTTCGTAGAGGCCGTTTCTGAGCAACTAAGCAGCCAGTGGAACGTGACAGGCTTCGATTTTCTCGTTAACAACGCCGGTATGGGCGGCACAGTGCCTTTTGTGGATGTCACAGAAGCGTTTTTCGATGAATTCCTGAACGTGCATTACAAGGGTATTTTTTTTCTGACGCAAAAGTTATTACCATATATGAACGAAGGCGGTGGCATCGTCAATATCAGCACCGGCACCACGCGATTCGTGAATCCGGGCTACTCGGTTTATGCGTCGATGAAAGGGGCAATGGAAGTGCTGACCCGCTACTGGGCTAAAGAACTCGGCGCCAAAGGCATTCGCTGCAACATTGTAGCACCCGGCCCCGTCGAAACCGACTTCAATAATGCAGCCATCCGCAGCAATCCGCAACTGAAAGAACGGCTGGCATCGCTGTCGCCCCTGAATCGCGTTGGCAATGCCGACGACATCGGCGGGGTGGTCGCCTTCCTATGCACCGACGAAGCCCGCTGGATCAACGCCCAGCGAATTGAAGTGTCGGGCGGGATTAATGCCTGACCCCAACCTCATTGGGAGATTATGAAACCCGGATGATTTAGTCCCTCCCCTGAAAAGCAGGGGAGGGGTTGGGGTGGGGTGAATCACCCCCGCCCGGTCAGCCTTGTCAGCTTCAGCAGCCGCTCGGCTACTTCGACGGTCAGTTGGTCGGGCTGAAGCCGCCATTGCCAGCTACGACCACCGGCACCGGGCGTATTCATGCGGTGCGTTTCGTCTAAGTCCAGCACGTCCTGAATGGGCAGAATTGCCAGCCGCGCCACCGACCGCATCGTGAGCCGAATCATCTGATCGACTACGTTTTCTTCCGTGACCGTAAAGCCAAGGTAGTCGTTCAGCCGCTCGCGGAGATCGGCGTCGGCTTCGCGGAACCAGCCGAGGGTCGTGTTATTGTCGTGCGTACCCGAGTACACTACCATGTTTTCGGTATGATTGTGCGGGGCGTAGCTCGACGTTGGCTGGTCATCGCCAAAACCGAACTGCACCACGCGCATACCCGGAATAGCATAATGGCGGAGTTGCGGCTGAATATCGGCGGCTTTGGCACCCAGGTCTTCGGCAATGATCGGCAACTGAACAAACTGCCGATACATCGCCCGCATAAACGACTCGAAAGGAGCCTTTACCCACTCGCCTATTTTGGCCGTTGGCTCACTCGCTGGAATCTCCCAGTATTCGTAAAAGCCCAGAAAATGGTCGAGCCGGGTTAGGCCGTAGAGTGATTGCTGGTGCCGAATCCGGCGCAGCCACCACGAAAAGCCCGTGCGCTCGTGTTCGGCCCAATCGTAAATCGGGTTGCCCCAGCGTTGGCCGTATTCGCTGAAATAGTCGGGCGGGGCACCTGCCACGTAGAGCGGCTGAAAATTTTCGTCCAGCTTAAATAGTGTCGGATTCGACCACACGTCGGCACTGTTCAGTTGAACGTAAATCGGGATATCGCCGATGAGATGAATGCGTTTGTTATAGCAATACGCAATCAGTTCGTTCCACTGCCGCAGGAAGAAATACTGCTGCACTTTAATCACCTCCAGATCGTGCCGTAATAGTTCGGTCTGCTGAGCCAGCACAGCCGGGTCGCGTCGCATCAGTTCATCGGGCCAGCGGAGCCAGAACGGTTCGCCCGTCGAATCCTGCAAGGCTGTAAACAGGGCGTATTCGTCTAACCAGTGCGACTGCCACGCACAAAACCGCTCGTAATCATTGCGTTGGGCGGCTGAGGCATCGCGCAGAAAGGTTTCGGCAGCCTGTTTCAGCAAAGGCCGTTTTTTTATCCAGGCTGCGTGCAGTGTTGAGGGTGCCAGCGTCAGCGGGCCAGCCAGCACAGCCGGTTCTGACTCGCCGGTATTCGATGGCAGCTCCGTTATAGTTACATCCTGCACGGGCTGTTCGTTAAAAACGGCCAGATCGTCGGCGGTCAGCAGCCCCTCTTCAGCGAGTTTCTCCAAACTGATTAGCAGCACATTTCCCGCAAACGCCGACGGACTACTGTAGGGTGAAAACCCCGAACCGGGGTCGAGCGGTGTAAGCGGCAGAATCTGCCAGAACGTTTGCCCGGCGGCTTCGAGGAAATCGGCAAACTGGTAGGCTTCAGGGCCGAGGTCGCCCACGCCATGCGCTGAGGGTAATGAGGTTATATGGAGCAGCAAGCCGCTCGAACGAGTTTGAAGCATTTTCGGAGACGTTGAGTTGTCAATGCTTCTAACTGCAAAGCCAAAGCGGGTGTTTGGATTGAAGCTTGTTAATCACGTCAGCTACCCCCGGCTAAAGCGCGGGGGCTTGTGCCTGAGTGGTTAGACTACGCGTCCCGGACTCGACACCATAGGCTATCTGACCAAGCCCACTGTTTTTAATGTTTTGCGACGCATTGTAATCCGCATTAGCCGAATGACCACACGACCGACATACAAACTCCGATTGCGACTTTCGGTTTGCCTTCTCGCAGTGTCCGCACTGGCTACACATGCGGGACGTGTTGCGCGGGTCAATCAGCAGTACGGCCACACCCGACAAGGTAGCCTTATAGCCAATGAAGCGACGAAGCTGGTAGAAAGCCCAATTGGCATGTTTAGCCCGTTGCCATTGGCGCAACCGTTTCTCATCCTTTCTAACGTTTTTGGAAATCCCTGTCAGGTCTTCCAGAACGATAGCCCGGTTAGATGCCTTAGCCTTCGATACAAGGGACTTGGAAATGCAATGATTCGTGTCGGACTGAAACCGACGTTGTTTCCTGGAGAGTTTTTAAGTCTACATTTAGCCGACTTAGTACCGACGCTTTGCAGGGTAGCGCGTCGTTTGGCGTACCATTGGCGGGTAGCTTCTACATTGGCCCCGCTAAAGGTTTGCCCGTCCGAATCCGTAGCCAGCGTTACGATGCCCAAATCAACGCCGAGTGCATCAACGATTTCGCCCCCTTCTTCATCGGGTACGTCACAGGTTGCCAACAGATACCACTTTCCCTTTATGAAAGCAAGGTCAGATTCGCCCTGTTGATAGTGCAAGAGTTTTTCGTGGTGCTGACCAACGGTGTAGGTAATGGTTTTGCGCCCTTCGACCGTCCAGATCGACACCGTTTTGCGGTCGGTACGGTAAGACAGAATCCGACTATCGAACGCAATGGCTCCCGTTGGGCGGTAAGTACGCTGAATCTTTTTGTCCAACTTGTAGGAGTCAGCTACCTTGCGGATACAGTGCAAAGCAAACTGAGCCGACAAACCAAACTTGCTCCTTATCCACTTATAGTATCGGGGTTGGAGTTTAGCCGACGCAAAGACTTTATTTTCAAACGCATAACGGCTCAGTTCGTTACAGGCTTCATTGCCCCGTTCCAGCGTCAGCCGCAAAGCAGTGGCTTGTTCAGGGGTGGGTAAAAGCCGTATCTGTGCCGTTAGTTTCATCACCCAAATATACAAAACTTCTCACACTTGTGAAAGATAATTCAGGTTTTTTTTGCGTCAACATACTTTGCCCTGCCGGGCGGTTCAATTCCTCCCCGGCCTAAAGGCAACGGGGATTCCTTGAACCTCTTTCTTGAAGAAGGCGTATCTAAAAACTCTTGCAAACGAACGACTTGTATGCCTTTATAAGGATTCAGAGCTAATAAATCAACTTTATTTCCGGTGATTAAATAGTCAGCTTGCGCATCAATCGCTAATGCCAGCAAGTAATTGTCATCAGGGTCTGGACTGTCTGAAATAATTGACGTGGTTTTGATAATTGTCAAACGTGCTTTGATAACGTCCAGAAATAAATCAACTTCTTCGATTGAAACGTATTTACGAAATTTCTCACGGTGGGCTACTTCTGTCAGCTCATTTAAGAGAGTATCGTCGCCAAACAATTCAATAGCTGGGTTAGCCAATACCACTCCCAGTTTTTCACGATGTTTTTTGCCAATCAATGCGCTGATAAAATCTGTTGTATCGATGACTATTTTCATTTCTACGAATGGCTTTCTCCTTCCTTCTTTGTTGTTTTGGTGGTCTGATTTGGGTAAAGACCCACAATTGGGGTGATAATTGTCAAGAAGCTATACTACTTACAAGCCCATATGTCGCGCCCGTTTCTCAGCCCGATACGCTTTGATTTCATCTAAAATATCCTGTTCGCTCATATCCGGTTCTGTTTGGGGGAGTTGTTTGTCTAATTTATCCCACAAATCGCCCCAGGCAGGCTGTTCCGTTCGTAAGGAAATGATTCCCAGGTCTACCAAATCATCAATTAGTTTTCGGGCTTTAGGTGAATTTAGTTCAATGAGCAGCGTTTCCATAAATTCATATAAATAACGGTTCGTTTGCTAAACTTAATCGTTCTGTTGTTCAGTTCCTACAAAACTCAGGACGTTCTTTATGATTCCTTTACTACCTCACGCTTGCTTATCAGATTAATCCAATTGGCTGCAAACGGATAAACTGATTAACAGCAACATTACAAACCCACACCTTTACTTTGCGCGGTTTTTCTGCTACTTTTGCAGTCCCAAACAACGGGCAACTTTTCAATCAGCTTTTTTCATATACAAATGATTACGGAAACGGCAGTCAATACGGGTAAGATTACGCAGATAATCGGGCCGGTCGTGGACGTGAGTTTCGAGGGCGAAGGCTCGCGGATTCCCGCCATCTTGGACGCCCTCAAAGTAACCAAAGCCAACGGGCAGGCGGTCATTCTCGAAGTGCAGCAGCACCTCGGCGAAGATCGGGTTCGGGCTATCGCTATGGACTCGACCGACGGGCTATATCGCGGTCTCGCCGTACAAGACCTGGGCCACCAAATCACCATGCCAACCGGCGAAGGCATTCGCGGGCGGCTCTTTAACGTGGTAGGCGAAGCCATCGATGGCATTCCTCAGCCTAAAACTACCGGCACGGGCCTTCCCATTCACCGCTCGGCACCTCGCTTTGAAGACCTGGCTACTTCAACCGAAGTACTTTTTACCGGCATTAAAGTTATTGACCTGCTCGAACCGTATGCAAAAGGTGGTAAAATCGGTCTCTTCGGCGGTGCGGGCGTAGGTAAAACCGTACTGATTCAGGAACTGATCAACAATATCGCAAAGGCTTATGCCGGTCTGTCGGTATTTGCTGGTGTGGGCGAACGTACCCGCGAAGGAAACGACCTGCTCCGCGAAATGATCGAAGCCGGTATCATCAAATACGGCGACGATTTTAAGCATTCGATGGAAGAAGGTGGCTGGGACCTGACCAAAGTCGACATGAACGAGATGGTTAAAAGTCAGGCAACGTTCGTGTTTGGTCAGATGAACGAACCGCCGGGAGCACGCGCCCGCGTAGCCCTGTCGGGTCTGACCATTGCCGAACACTTTCGCGATGGCGACGGCGAAGGTGCCGGACGCGACATTCTGTTCTTCGTTGACAATATTTTCCGCTTTACGCAGGCGGGTTCTGAGGTATCGGCACTGTTGGGCCGGATGCCATCGGCGGTAGGATATCAGCCTACGCTGGCAACCGAAATGGGCGTGATGCAGGAGCGCATTACCTCAACCAAGCGCGGTTCGATTACATCGGTACAGGCCGTTTACGTACCTGCCGATGACTTGACCGACCCCGCTCCGGCAACCACTTTTGCCCACTTGGATGCAACCACCGTATTGAGCCGGAAAATTGCCGAATTGGGTATCTACCCTGCCGTTGACCCATTAGATTCGACCTCGCGGATTCTGAGTGCCGAAGTTCTGGGTGACGAACACTATAACACGGCACAGCGCGTGAAGCAGATTCTGCAACGCTATAAAGAATTGCAGGATATCATTGCTATTCTGGGTCTGGAAGAACTCTCGGAGGAAGATAAACTCGTGGTAAGCCGCGCTCGTCGCGTACAACGCTTCCTGTCGCAGCCGTTCTTTGTGGCCGAGCAGTTCACGGGTCTGAAAGGTGTACTGGTTCCGATTGAAGACACCATCAAGGGTTTCAACGAAATTATCGACGGTAAATACGATCACCTGCCCGAAGCTGCTTTTAACCTCGTTGGCACCATTGAAGACGCCGTAGCGAAGGGCGAGCGTATGCTGAAAGAAGCAGGTCAGTAGTTGCTATTTTTGTTATCCCGGCTGGAATGACAAAAGCCGCTCAATTCCGTCTTATGAATCGTACTAAAAACAAACTGTTTTTATGAAGACAATTCGAGTTGAGTGGAACGCGTTGCTGTTAGCTTCGGCCCTGCTGACAAGCGTGGCTGTTCAGGCACAAACCGAAACCCCGGCGAGTACGCCAACTGTGCCCAGAGTAATCGGCACGATCAACGATACGCCAGCGACAACCGTCGGTTCGCA from Spirosoma montaniterrae encodes:
- a CDS encoding SGNH/GDSL hydrolase family protein; its protein translation is MELIDNEIKQLVQRVRVEPPGSIVFYGSSTIRLWETLEQDFSQLHLLNLGFGGSTLAACAWHFERLVVPAQPRAVILYAGDNDLGENRQPEEVYLFFCALAEKMQRYLPGVPVWFISIKPSPARWSIIEHIQKANTLIASEIARLPNAEFLDLSAMMLTGQGQPRTELYQPDGLHLNANGYALWRDQLMQRCDALRTIQVEMA
- a CDS encoding helix-turn-helix domain-containing protein, which produces MGPVSLTEFYQETALLIPEGINKEIGHFNVFEISEVRANLKRRPGGMPYNRRAYYKISLINGRNRAEYADKVIDIEKNALLFATPHVPYHYLPQDDDQSGYFCIFTADFLAQAKTGVVVDELPLFRPGGYPIFQLDDQQVNELAYIYRKMQQELNSSYAYKYDLLRTYVLELIHYGQKLQPATALYPSHTASARVSSLFIELLERQFPIESPQQTLKLRTANHYADRLAVHVNHLNKVLKESTGKTTTELISSRVVQEAKVLLKQTDWSISDVAYSLGFDEVAHFSNFFKKQTTLAPVAFRAG
- a CDS encoding SDR family NAD(P)-dependent oxidoreductase, giving the protein MNNSKIALVTGGSRGLGRDMALSLARKGMDVIVTYRSQQQEAEEVVNAIQEIGQKAVALPLDMNNLASYDTFVEAVSEQLSSQWNVTGFDFLVNNAGMGGTVPFVDVTEAFFDEFLNVHYKGIFFLTQKLLPYMNEGGGIVNISTGTTRFVNPGYSVYASMKGAMEVLTRYWAKELGAKGIRCNIVAPGPVETDFNNAAIRSNPQLKERLASLSPLNRVGNADDIGGVVAFLCTDEARWINAQRIEVSGGINA
- the malQ gene encoding 4-alpha-glucanotransferase, with protein sequence MLQTRSSGLLLHITSLPSAHGVGDLGPEAYQFADFLEAAGQTFWQILPLTPLDPGSGFSPYSSPSAFAGNVLLISLEKLAEEGLLTADDLAVFNEQPVQDVTITELPSNTGESEPAVLAGPLTLAPSTLHAAWIKKRPLLKQAAETFLRDASAAQRNDYERFCAWQSHWLDEYALFTALQDSTGEPFWLRWPDELMRRDPAVLAQQTELLRHDLEVIKVQQYFFLRQWNELIAYCYNKRIHLIGDIPIYVQLNSADVWSNPTLFKLDENFQPLYVAGAPPDYFSEYGQRWGNPIYDWAEHERTGFSWWLRRIRHQQSLYGLTRLDHFLGFYEYWEIPASEPTAKIGEWVKAPFESFMRAMYRQFVQLPIIAEDLGAKAADIQPQLRHYAIPGMRVVQFGFGDDQPTSSYAPHNHTENMVVYSGTHDNNTTLGWFREADADLRERLNDYLGFTVTEENVVDQMIRLTMRSVARLAILPIQDVLDLDETHRMNTPGAGGRSWQWRLQPDQLTVEVAERLLKLTRLTGRG
- a CDS encoding RNA-guided endonuclease InsQ/TnpB family protein — protein: MSKSLVSKAKASNRAIVLEDLTGISKNVRKDEKRLRQWQRAKHANWAFYQLRRFIGYKATLSGVAVLLIDPRNTSRMCSQCGHCEKANRKSQSEFVCRSCGHSANADYNASQNIKNSGLGQIAYGVESGTRSLTTQAQAPAL
- a CDS encoding transposase, which gives rise to MKLTAQIRLLPTPEQATALRLTLERGNEACNELSRYAFENKVFASAKLQPRYYKWIRSKFGLSAQFALHCIRKVADSYKLDKKIQRTYRPTGAIAFDSRILSYRTDRKTVSIWTVEGRKTITYTVGQHHEKLLHYQQGESDLAFIKGKWYLLATCDVPDEEGGEIVDALGVDLGIVTLATDSDGQTFSGANVEATRQWYAKRRATLQSVGTKSAKCRLKNSPGNNVGFSPTRIIAFPSPLYRRLRHLTGLSFWKT
- a CDS encoding putative toxin-antitoxin system toxin component, PIN family, whose amino-acid sequence is MKIVIDTTDFISALIGKKHREKLGVVLANPAIELFGDDTLLNELTEVAHREKFRKYVSIEEVDLFLDVIKARLTIIKTTSIISDSPDPDDNYLLALAIDAQADYLITGNKVDLLALNPYKGIQVVRLQEFLDTPSSRKRFKESPLPLGRGGIEPPGRAKYVDAKKT
- the atpD gene encoding F0F1 ATP synthase subunit beta; the protein is MITETAVNTGKITQIIGPVVDVSFEGEGSRIPAILDALKVTKANGQAVILEVQQHLGEDRVRAIAMDSTDGLYRGLAVQDLGHQITMPTGEGIRGRLFNVVGEAIDGIPQPKTTGTGLPIHRSAPRFEDLATSTEVLFTGIKVIDLLEPYAKGGKIGLFGGAGVGKTVLIQELINNIAKAYAGLSVFAGVGERTREGNDLLREMIEAGIIKYGDDFKHSMEEGGWDLTKVDMNEMVKSQATFVFGQMNEPPGARARVALSGLTIAEHFRDGDGEGAGRDILFFVDNIFRFTQAGSEVSALLGRMPSAVGYQPTLATEMGVMQERITSTKRGSITSVQAVYVPADDLTDPAPATTFAHLDATTVLSRKIAELGIYPAVDPLDSTSRILSAEVLGDEHYNTAQRVKQILQRYKELQDIIAILGLEELSEEDKLVVSRARRVQRFLSQPFFVAEQFTGLKGVLVPIEDTIKGFNEIIDGKYDHLPEAAFNLVGTIEDAVAKGERMLKEAGQ